From the bacterium genome, one window contains:
- a CDS encoding AAA family ATPase: MIRFEDFQIDPEQRTLRRGGDPVHLQPRLYDLLLYIIRHRSRVVTREELATHVWENHSFQEHALHQALRRLRHVLGDDARRPRIIRTRRGVGVRFIADADEEETFQGLLERERELESIAAAWDDPDRGMVAIVGAAGSGKTALASAAIEMAGRGSLVVEGANLASPGAPPFSGWSQVFLELANACREYGFESGTMAEVRTLGRVVPKLASVWPDRQERAPLRLGAEWDRCFDAAATLLHKLGQRRRLVVLLEDLHWADAKSLELLRHLTEATDRRSVNFVVTCRSEAFAGSGPAAEMLGGLREASHVEWIEVAGLSRAAVGELLHRCSEKAPTRAVVSRIHARTLGNPLYVQQCTPLVPGDEASDPIDWLPDSVVRVAAHRIRLLSDASQDVLECAALLVHEIKPEILQDALGMPLETIAAALAEAKAAGFLREEGGDVRFEHGLLREALVSSLSPVLRADLHRRLAEASRRLQDGDAERGLRTLTHHLVEARPFSDAVETLRCSVRCGVLSMKELHHHDASAHFERALSLLRELGSSHPELEIDLLLASGHAHRAHGGRWQARQRYREALSRARRLGDLGRTARSAIEYATEPDWRPDLELVSELEKILDGTPDLAPELRARIAARLASWHAFFPERSDRVEVLMHGVAAECRRSREAILRAEESLVRCRIERIKDSMPPQARFSTAQEALSWARDVGDAELVVSAAFARVPPLLSQGRFAEADRCVAEVRQLAERHGLETHDVEYGLYAGLRHGLQGRFADAEAAYLQALALATQTREEVSPSSSPPFIPLAGMSIVLFKTLRLAEVAGPVASLYQSHETWLAPLGAGMAMIALDQGAPDRAQALLTELTGIDCERIRGRDSWASAAAILAWVAEELGDVEAAAALGRLLSSSASTWAVAGSAVFCTGPVSLGLAMCHEARGEWEKALAALEIAQAEADKAACLPFIAHAFARRARVHSRLGHREKARTFRFRAKRIAGELGMARLLKLLDSPH; the protein is encoded by the coding sequence ATGATCCGCTTCGAAGACTTCCAGATCGATCCCGAGCAGCGAACGCTACGGCGGGGCGGCGATCCGGTGCATCTGCAGCCGCGTCTCTATGACCTGCTGTTGTACATCATTCGGCACCGGTCTCGCGTGGTGACGCGCGAAGAACTCGCAACTCACGTGTGGGAGAACCACTCGTTCCAGGAGCACGCTCTTCATCAGGCACTGCGCCGCCTGCGCCACGTGCTCGGTGATGATGCGAGGAGGCCACGCATCATCCGGACGAGGCGGGGGGTCGGCGTGCGATTCATCGCAGACGCGGACGAGGAAGAGACGTTTCAGGGACTGCTCGAGCGAGAACGGGAGCTGGAGTCGATCGCCGCGGCCTGGGATGATCCGGACCGCGGGATGGTCGCGATCGTCGGGGCCGCTGGCAGCGGCAAGACGGCGCTGGCGTCGGCCGCGATCGAGATGGCCGGGAGGGGCAGTCTGGTCGTCGAAGGCGCGAATCTCGCGAGTCCCGGGGCGCCACCCTTCTCGGGATGGAGTCAGGTGTTCCTGGAGCTGGCGAACGCGTGCCGAGAGTACGGCTTCGAGAGCGGCACCATGGCTGAGGTGCGTACGCTGGGCCGTGTCGTTCCCAAGCTCGCGAGTGTCTGGCCCGACCGTCAGGAGCGGGCCCCGCTGCGCCTCGGTGCCGAGTGGGATCGCTGCTTCGATGCCGCTGCGACCCTGCTTCACAAGCTGGGACAACGGCGTCGCCTCGTGGTCCTGCTCGAAGACCTGCATTGGGCCGACGCGAAGTCGCTCGAGCTGCTGCGGCACCTGACCGAGGCCACCGATCGGCGGTCGGTCAACTTCGTCGTCACGTGTCGTTCCGAGGCCTTCGCCGGGAGCGGGCCCGCGGCCGAGATGCTGGGCGGCCTGCGCGAGGCCTCCCATGTCGAGTGGATCGAAGTCGCCGGGCTTTCTCGCGCTGCCGTCGGCGAACTCCTGCATCGTTGCAGCGAAAAGGCGCCTACCCGGGCCGTCGTCTCACGCATCCATGCGCGCACCCTGGGCAACCCCCTCTACGTCCAGCAGTGCACGCCCCTCGTCCCAGGCGACGAAGCCAGCGACCCGATCGACTGGCTGCCGGACAGTGTTGTTCGCGTCGCGGCGCATCGCATTCGCCTTCTGAGCGACGCGAGCCAGGACGTGCTCGAGTGCGCTGCGTTGCTCGTCCACGAGATCAAGCCGGAGATCCTGCAGGATGCGCTCGGGATGCCGTTGGAGACCATCGCGGCGGCTCTCGCCGAAGCCAAGGCGGCGGGATTCTTGCGCGAGGAAGGCGGGGATGTGCGCTTCGAGCACGGTCTGCTCCGCGAAGCGCTGGTGTCGAGCCTCTCGCCCGTGCTTCGGGCCGACCTGCATCGTCGACTCGCGGAGGCGTCTCGGCGCCTGCAAGACGGCGACGCGGAGCGCGGACTGCGCACCTTGACCCACCACCTCGTTGAGGCACGGCCCTTCAGTGATGCCGTCGAAACGCTTCGATGCAGCGTCCGCTGTGGGGTGCTGTCGATGAAGGAGCTGCATCACCACGATGCCAGCGCGCATTTCGAACGGGCCCTGTCCCTTCTCCGCGAGCTGGGCTCGTCGCATCCCGAGCTGGAGATCGATCTCTTGCTCGCCTCGGGCCACGCTCACCGCGCGCATGGGGGCCGTTGGCAGGCTCGCCAGCGGTACCGGGAAGCGCTGTCGCGGGCGCGCAGGTTGGGGGATCTGGGTCGCACGGCTCGCTCAGCGATCGAATACGCGACCGAACCCGATTGGCGTCCGGATCTCGAGCTGGTGAGCGAGCTCGAGAAGATCCTCGACGGCACGCCGGACCTCGCGCCCGAACTCCGAGCGCGGATCGCGGCGCGCCTGGCGAGTTGGCACGCCTTCTTCCCCGAGCGAAGCGACCGGGTCGAGGTGCTGATGCACGGAGTCGCTGCGGAGTGCCGGCGGTCGAGGGAGGCAATCCTGCGAGCGGAGGAGTCCCTCGTTCGGTGCCGCATTGAGCGGATCAAAGACAGCATGCCGCCGCAGGCGCGTTTCTCGACCGCCCAGGAAGCCCTGAGCTGGGCTCGTGATGTCGGCGACGCCGAGTTGGTCGTCTCAGCAGCGTTCGCCCGCGTGCCGCCGCTGCTGTCCCAGGGCCGGTTCGCGGAGGCGGACCGTTGCGTCGCCGAGGTTCGTCAGCTGGCCGAGCGCCACGGACTCGAGACGCACGACGTGGAGTACGGGCTCTACGCCGGCCTTCGCCACGGATTGCAGGGAAGGTTCGCCGATGCAGAGGCCGCGTACCTCCAGGCGCTCGCGCTGGCCACGCAGACTCGCGAGGAGGTCTCCCCCAGCAGCTCACCTCCCTTCATTCCGCTCGCTGGAATGAGCATCGTGCTCTTTAAGACCCTTCGCCTCGCCGAAGTGGCGGGGCCGGTGGCGAGCCTCTACCAGAGCCACGAGACGTGGCTCGCTCCACTCGGCGCCGGGATGGCGATGATCGCCCTCGACCAGGGGGCGCCCGACCGCGCGCAAGCGCTGCTGACCGAGCTGACCGGCATCGACTGCGAGCGGATTCGAGGGCGGGACAGCTGGGCGAGCGCGGCCGCCATCTTGGCCTGGGTGGCGGAAGAACTCGGTGACGTGGAAGCCGCCGCCGCTCTGGGACGCCTCTTGTCCTCCTCGGCCTCGACCTGGGCGGTGGCCGGCTCCGCTGTGTTCTGCACCGGACCCGTTTCGCTGGGTCTCGCGATGTGTCACGAGGCCCGAGGGGAATGGGAGAAGGCCCTTGCAGCCCTCGAGATTGCGCAGGCCGAAGCCGACAAGGCAGCGTGCCTTCCCTTCATCGCCCACGCGTTTGCGAGGCGGGCGAGGGTGCACAGCCGGCTCGGTCATCGCGAGAAGGCACGCACCTTCCGCTTCCGCGCCAAACGGATCGCGGGGGAGCTCGGCATGGCCCGACTCCTGAAGCTCCTGGATTCTCCGCATTGA
- a CDS encoding tryptophan 7-halogenase has protein sequence MARFVGERAVAHGVRHIVDHVDAVTLSADDRIDQIVTREHGPLTADLYVDCTGFRGLLIEEALGESWADDSASLLCDAAVVGTTPPDPAMPPFTRADALGAGWKWRIPLQSRLGHGYVFSSAFLDEDRAAAELIDRVGPEDGAVRDLRTLRFRVGRRRRPWRGNCVAVGLSASFLEPLESTGIHLIIEAVAEMIRCFPDQGFEPLLARRFNERAQAMYEELRDFLVLHYRLSSCDRGPFWVAQRNARLSESLAEALALYDATGLADWGRNSLFGDTSFQAIASGLGRWPRSPLPSTGFAAPAQIAEVFSKILVQNERITREMPRHAEMLGVAGGEHLSASRVSA, from the coding sequence TTGGCCCGGTTCGTCGGGGAGCGCGCAGTCGCGCATGGTGTCCGGCACATCGTCGACCACGTCGACGCCGTCACGTTGAGCGCCGACGATCGAATCGACCAGATCGTGACGCGCGAGCACGGACCCCTGACGGCGGACCTGTACGTCGATTGTACGGGGTTCCGCGGTCTCCTGATCGAAGAGGCTCTCGGCGAGTCCTGGGCCGACGACTCGGCCTCGCTGCTGTGCGACGCCGCCGTGGTCGGAACCACACCGCCCGATCCTGCGATGCCGCCGTTCACGAGGGCGGATGCGCTCGGGGCGGGCTGGAAGTGGAGGATTCCGCTGCAGAGTCGCCTCGGGCACGGCTATGTCTTCAGCTCTGCGTTCCTGGACGAGGACAGGGCCGCCGCCGAGCTGATCGACCGAGTCGGCCCGGAAGACGGCGCCGTTCGCGATCTTCGCACGCTTCGGTTCCGGGTGGGGCGCCGGCGGCGCCCCTGGCGGGGCAACTGCGTCGCCGTCGGGCTGTCCGCGAGCTTCTTGGAGCCGCTCGAGTCGACCGGGATTCATCTGATCATCGAGGCCGTCGCGGAGATGATTCGTTGCTTCCCCGACCAGGGTTTCGAGCCCTTGTTGGCACGACGCTTCAACGAGCGAGCGCAGGCGATGTACGAAGAGCTCCGGGACTTCCTGGTGCTCCACTACCGGTTGAGCAGCTGCGACCGCGGCCCTTTCTGGGTCGCGCAGCGAAACGCGCGCCTCTCCGAGAGTCTGGCCGAAGCCCTGGCCCTGTACGATGCGACCGGGCTCGCCGACTGGGGGCGGAACTCCCTCTTCGGGGATACGAGCTTCCAAGCCATCGCTTCTGGGCTGGGCCGATGGCCCCGCAGTCCGTTGCCCTCGACGGGTTTCGCGGCGCCGGCGCAGATCGCCGAGGTCTTCTCGAAGATCCTCGTGCAGAACGAGCGGATCACACGCGAGATGCCTCGTCACGCGGAGATGCTCGGTGTCGCAGGCGGCGAACACCTCTCCGCCTCGAGGGTGTCCGCGTGA